A single window of Qipengyuania sediminis DNA harbors:
- a CDS encoding DNA polymerase III subunit chi, translating into MQVDFYQLARDPVERVVPLIAAKAIEGGSRVLIVHGDKDTRAVFSEALWAREAAFLANGEADAAHAPRQPVLLSGECEAANGAALALAADGIWREEFGTFARVILLFPPEQTEAARALWTRLGGEGHALRIFKQQEGGSWREGR; encoded by the coding sequence GTGCAGGTCGACTTCTACCAGCTCGCGCGCGATCCGGTGGAGCGGGTTGTGCCCCTAATCGCCGCCAAAGCGATTGAGGGCGGCAGCCGGGTGCTTATCGTGCACGGCGATAAAGATACTCGTGCGGTGTTTTCCGAAGCCTTGTGGGCCCGCGAAGCGGCATTCCTTGCCAATGGCGAGGCTGATGCGGCCCACGCCCCCCGTCAGCCGGTGCTGCTGTCGGGGGAGTGCGAAGCTGCCAACGGCGCGGCGCTCGCCCTCGCCGCCGATGGCATCTGGCGCGAGGAATTCGGAACCTTCGCGCGGGTCATCCTGCTTTTCCCGCCGGAGCAAACCGAGGCCGCACGCGCGCTGTGGACCCGCCTCGGGGGGGAGGGACACGCCCTGCGCATCTTCAAGCAGCAGGAGGGCGGAAGCTGGCGCGAAGGGCGCTGA
- a CDS encoding nuclear transport factor 2 family protein, whose translation MLWGKSRRDRKVVERFVAALNAHDLTTLESLATEDFTYIDSWREGVTGRDIVLAAMRMLLANDPQFGIEVDRMDWRDPHVLMTGRVNSRQFGIGRRAVWQVLVREGRVAEYQAWAEGGPPPMSRMLAPGKAVDMAARAATKPALD comes from the coding sequence ATGTTGTGGGGCAAATCTCGGCGCGACAGGAAGGTCGTCGAACGCTTCGTCGCGGCGCTGAACGCGCATGACCTGACCACGCTGGAGAGCCTCGCCACCGAAGACTTCACCTATATCGACAGCTGGCGCGAAGGGGTAACGGGGCGCGATATCGTGCTTGCTGCGATGCGGATGCTCCTCGCCAACGATCCGCAGTTCGGGATCGAGGTCGATCGCATGGACTGGCGCGATCCGCATGTGCTGATGACCGGGCGGGTCAATAGCCGCCAGTTCGGCATCGGCCGGCGCGCGGTCTGGCAGGTGCTGGTGCGGGAGGGGCGGGTGGCGGAGTATCAGGCCTGGGCCGAGGGCGGGCCGCCGCCGATGTCGCGCATGCTGGCACCGGGCAAGGCGGTGGACATGGCCGCGCGTGCCGCCACGAAACCGGCTTTGGACTAA
- a CDS encoding nuclear transport factor 2 family protein has product MFGLGRRSGKRIVRRYVACLNARDLNGVAALLHPDCRFIDSHGEWIEGRDAIIAATQRFFAIEPRFRMRLDSVVDHGGEILIRGEALASRPEFTADALWCSRVEEGKVVFWQSFGPQTSPRLARILSGQAAETAQHRAQELR; this is encoded by the coding sequence ATGTTCGGGCTGGGCAGACGCAGCGGCAAGCGGATCGTGCGGCGCTATGTTGCCTGCCTCAACGCGCGCGATCTCAACGGTGTCGCCGCGCTGCTCCATCCGGATTGCCGGTTCATCGACAGCCATGGCGAATGGATCGAAGGGCGCGACGCGATCATCGCCGCGACGCAGCGCTTTTTCGCGATCGAGCCGCGGTTCAGGATGCGGCTCGATAGCGTGGTCGATCATGGCGGCGAGATCCTGATCCGCGGGGAGGCGCTCGCCTCAAGGCCAGAATTCACCGCCGATGCCCTATGGTGTTCGCGGGTGGAGGAGGGCAAGGTCGTCTTTTGGCAGAGCTTCGGCCCGCAGACATCGCCGCGGCTGGCACGCATCCTGTCAGGCCAAGCAGCTGAAACCGCCCAACATCGCGCTCAAGAATTGCGATAA
- a CDS encoding LPS-assembly protein LptD produces the protein MPGPRDAAPFRLPRAAFAAFAASAALLAVIAPAPLAAQEAPAPPPEFDADGNRQVAFEADQLRYTENGETLTALGNVLLASGERSVRADQIVYTRGDGRIIATGRVRFVDENGNQLFTERVELTDKFEAGTMDDLLIALRQGGRLAARTGRRGADGAIALTDAAYSACPVETAQGCAKDPTWRITADEVVYNPATDRVRFSGAFLEIFGLRLLPLPRLAISTSGGAQSGFLIPGLEVTRNNGVEVSQGYYWRLAPNRDLSATATVFSEAPPMVNGQYRELTDLGAYQVTGYLTASRRVPDPADPARTQRDPRGYLFANGTFQFDPSWRATSSIRLASDRTFLRRYDISYDDRLRSMLEAERIDDRSYLSVAGWYTQTLRPFADQGQQPLALPAIDYRRRFEAPIVGGTLQLQGNTLALWRPSGQDTRRAFAAAQWDLRRITPLGQVVQLTALARGDLYHSDGNALTITPSYRGEEGWQTRAVALSAVDVSWPLVGELFGGTQVLTPRVQVVAAPPIRNLAVPNEDSRAIDLEDTNLFELNRFPGYDRVEDGVRVTYGIDWQLLRPGWEVRSTIGQSYRFSGNRDFLVDGTGIYNNVSDIVGRTQVKFRDFVRLTHRFRLDKDSLGIRRNEIDAIIGSARTYLELGYLRLNRDITEVEDLPDREEARVAARIAFARYWSVFGSGVFNLTDAEEDFSLTSDGFDPIRTRLGIAYADECLEMGLTWRRDYITTGDSRRGNSFQVYFALKNFGLQ, from the coding sequence ATGCCCGGGCCCCGCGATGCCGCGCCATTCCGCTTGCCCCGCGCCGCCTTTGCCGCCTTTGCCGCCTCGGCCGCGCTGCTCGCGGTGATCGCACCCGCGCCGCTCGCAGCCCAGGAAGCGCCGGCGCCTCCCCCCGAGTTCGATGCCGATGGCAACCGTCAGGTCGCGTTCGAGGCCGATCAGCTCCGTTACACCGAGAACGGGGAGACGCTCACCGCGCTTGGCAATGTCCTGCTCGCAAGCGGCGAACGTTCGGTCCGGGCCGATCAGATCGTCTATACCCGGGGCGATGGGCGAATCATCGCGACCGGCCGGGTCCGCTTCGTGGACGAGAACGGCAACCAGCTGTTCACCGAACGAGTGGAGCTGACCGACAAATTCGAAGCGGGCACGATGGACGATCTCCTGATCGCGCTCCGCCAAGGCGGGCGGCTGGCGGCGCGGACGGGGCGGCGAGGGGCCGATGGCGCAATTGCTCTCACCGATGCCGCCTATTCCGCCTGCCCGGTCGAGACCGCGCAAGGCTGCGCGAAGGATCCCACCTGGCGCATCACCGCGGATGAGGTCGTGTATAACCCGGCGACGGACCGGGTGCGCTTCTCGGGGGCCTTTCTCGAAATCTTTGGCCTGCGGCTTCTGCCGCTTCCGCGCCTCGCGATCAGCACCAGCGGCGGCGCGCAGAGCGGCTTCCTTATTCCCGGCCTCGAAGTGACGCGCAACAACGGGGTCGAGGTCAGCCAGGGCTATTACTGGCGGCTCGCGCCCAATCGCGATCTATCGGCGACCGCGACCGTCTTCAGCGAAGCACCCCCGATGGTGAATGGGCAATATCGCGAACTGACCGATCTCGGCGCCTATCAGGTAACGGGCTACCTCACCGCCAGCCGGCGCGTCCCCGACCCCGCCGACCCGGCACGTACCCAGCGCGATCCGCGCGGCTATCTCTTCGCCAACGGCACTTTTCAGTTCGACCCCTCTTGGCGCGCGACCAGTTCCATCCGCCTCGCCAGCGACCGTACGTTCCTGCGCCGCTACGATATCAGCTACGACGACCGGCTGCGCTCCATGCTGGAGGCGGAGCGGATCGATGATCGCTCCTACCTCTCGGTGGCCGGCTGGTACACGCAGACGCTGCGGCCCTTCGCCGACCAGGGGCAGCAACCGCTTGCACTGCCAGCGATCGACTACCGCCGCCGCTTCGAGGCGCCGATCGTGGGGGGCACGTTGCAGCTCCAGGGCAATACGCTGGCGCTGTGGCGGCCTTCGGGGCAGGACACACGGCGGGCTTTCGCCGCCGCGCAATGGGATTTGCGCCGCATTACGCCGCTGGGCCAGGTGGTGCAGCTGACCGCACTTGCACGCGGCGATCTCTACCATTCGGACGGCAATGCGCTGACGATCACGCCATCCTATCGCGGTGAAGAGGGGTGGCAGACGCGCGCCGTGGCGCTCAGCGCTGTCGACGTTTCCTGGCCACTGGTTGGCGAGCTGTTCGGCGGTACGCAGGTGCTCACCCCGCGCGTGCAGGTGGTCGCCGCCCCGCCGATCCGCAACCTCGCGGTTCCCAACGAAGATAGCCGTGCGATTGATCTGGAGGATACGAACCTCTTCGAATTGAACCGCTTCCCCGGCTACGACCGCGTCGAGGATGGGGTGCGCGTCACCTACGGCATCGACTGGCAATTGCTGCGACCGGGATGGGAGGTGCGCTCGACCATCGGCCAGTCCTATCGGTTCAGCGGCAATCGCGATTTCCTGGTCGACGGCACGGGCATCTACAACAATGTTTCCGACATCGTCGGCCGCACGCAAGTCAAGTTCCGCGATTTCGTGCGGCTGACGCACCGCTTCCGCCTCGACAAGGATAGCCTCGGCATCCGCCGCAATGAGATCGACGCAATCATCGGCTCCGCGCGCACCTATCTCGAACTCGGATATCTGCGCCTGAACCGCGACATCACCGAGGTAGAGGATTTGCCTGACCGTGAAGAGGCGCGAGTGGCAGCCCGCATCGCTTTTGCACGCTATTGGTCGGTGTTCGGCTCGGGCGTGTTCAATCTGACCGATGCGGAAGAGGATTTCTCGCTGACGAGCGACGGTTTCGACCCCATCCGCACCCGATTGGGCATCGCCTATGCCGACGAGTGCCTGGAAATGGGGCTGACCTGGCGCCGTGACTACATCACCACCGGCGATTCCCGGCGCGGCAACAGCTTCCAGGTCTATTTCGCGCTCAAGAACTTCGGCCTGCAATAG
- a CDS encoding DUF2256 domain-containing protein, with the protein MVRKGDLPGKICAACGLPFAWRKKWARDWEQVRYCSDRCRGAKA; encoded by the coding sequence ATGGTGCGCAAGGGCGACCTGCCCGGAAAAATCTGCGCCGCCTGCGGCCTGCCCTTCGCGTGGCGCAAGAAGTGGGCGCGCGATTGGGAGCAGGTGAGATATTGCTCGGATCGCTGCCGCGGGGCGAAGGCCTAG
- a CDS encoding peptidylprolyl isomerase produces the protein MTFKTLSSLLAIGAATALAAAPVAAAAQQAQPDQAETDATGASALGLPATISLLGKNDPNKRSATAVVNGQVLTGTDIDQRLALLIAANKGVQPTPEELTRLRAQVLRNLIDEALQIQEARNQKIEVTPAEVDAGYARVAAQNFGQEPARMDAYLRSIGSSPASLKRQIEGELAWQRLLRRNVAPFVNVSNDEVNDLLQRLEASRGSEEYRVGEIYLAATPDNRTQVEANARRIVEQLKKGGSFVAYARQFSEASTAAVGGDLGWVRLETLPAEMADVARQMQVGQLVGPFAIPGGFSILYLIDKRQVLAADPRAATLSLKQISISFPAGTTEASASARVKAFAEGVRTLKGCGDAEAGAARLGAQVVENDQIKLGALPEQLQQMMANLQIGQTTVPFGSVEDGVRVLMLCGRDDPQGDTKPSFEQVMAQIEDERVGKRAQRYLRDLRNDAYIEYN, from the coding sequence GTGACCTTCAAGACGCTTTCATCGCTGCTGGCCATCGGTGCCGCCACCGCGCTGGCGGCCGCGCCGGTCGCGGCGGCGGCGCAGCAGGCCCAGCCGGACCAGGCCGAGACCGATGCCACCGGCGCGAGCGCGCTGGGCTTGCCCGCGACCATCTCGCTGCTCGGCAAGAACGATCCCAACAAGCGCAGCGCCACCGCGGTCGTCAACGGCCAGGTGCTGACCGGCACCGATATCGATCAGCGGCTGGCCTTGCTTATTGCTGCCAACAAGGGCGTCCAGCCCACGCCCGAAGAGTTGACCCGGCTGCGCGCGCAGGTGCTCCGCAATCTCATCGACGAGGCGCTGCAAATCCAGGAAGCGCGCAATCAGAAGATCGAGGTTACCCCGGCCGAGGTCGATGCCGGCTACGCCCGGGTGGCGGCGCAGAACTTCGGGCAGGAGCCGGCGCGGATGGACGCCTACCTCCGCTCGATCGGCTCCTCCCCCGCTTCGCTCAAGCGGCAGATCGAAGGCGAGCTTGCGTGGCAGCGGCTGCTGCGCCGCAATGTCGCGCCCTTCGTCAACGTCTCCAACGACGAGGTGAACGACCTGCTCCAGCGGCTCGAGGCCTCGCGCGGGAGCGAGGAATATCGGGTCGGCGAAATCTATCTTGCCGCGACGCCCGACAACCGCACCCAGGTCGAGGCGAACGCGCGGCGGATCGTCGAGCAGCTCAAGAAGGGCGGCAGCTTCGTTGCCTATGCGCGCCAGTTCTCCGAAGCCTCCACCGCAGCCGTCGGCGGCGATCTCGGCTGGGTCCGCCTCGAAACGCTGCCCGCCGAAATGGCTGACGTGGCGCGCCAGATGCAGGTCGGTCAGCTCGTCGGACCCTTTGCGATCCCGGGCGGCTTCAGCATCCTTTACCTTATCGACAAGCGTCAGGTGCTGGCTGCCGATCCGCGGGCTGCGACCCTGTCGCTGAAGCAGATCTCGATCAGCTTCCCGGCCGGCACGACCGAGGCTTCCGCCAGCGCGCGGGTCAAGGCGTTTGCGGAAGGGGTGCGCACGCTGAAGGGTTGCGGCGATGCGGAGGCGGGGGCGGCGCGGCTCGGCGCGCAGGTGGTCGAAAACGACCAGATCAAACTGGGCGCGCTGCCCGAACAGCTGCAGCAGATGATGGCCAACCTGCAGATCGGCCAGACCACGGTGCCCTTCGGTTCGGTCGAGGACGGGGTTCGCGTGCTGATGCTGTGCGGCCGCGACGACCCGCAGGGCGACACCAAGCCCAGCTTCGAACAGGTCATGGCACAAATCGAGGACGAGCGTGTTGGCAAGCGCGCCCAGCGCTATCTGCGCGACCTGCGCAACGACGCCTACATCGAATACAATTGA
- the ndk gene encoding nucleoside-diphosphate kinase — MAVTRTFSIIKPDATRRNLTGAVTKMLEEAGLRIVASKRIRMTRAQAEGFYAVHKERPFYGELCDFMTSGPVVVQVLEGEDAVKRNRDVMGATNPADAAEGTIRKAFAESIEANSVHGSDSEENAATEIRFFFTEDEITG, encoded by the coding sequence ATGGCGGTCACCCGCACCTTTTCGATCATCAAGCCCGATGCCACCCGCCGCAACCTTACGGGCGCGGTCACCAAGATGCTGGAGGAAGCGGGCCTGCGCATCGTCGCTTCCAAGCGTATCCGCATGACCCGCGCGCAGGCGGAAGGCTTCTATGCCGTCCACAAGGAACGCCCGTTCTACGGCGAACTGTGCGATTTCATGACCAGCGGCCCGGTGGTGGTGCAGGTGCTCGAAGGCGAGGATGCCGTGAAGCGCAACCGGGACGTGATGGGCGCGACCAACCCCGCCGACGCGGCGGAAGGCACGATCCGCAAGGCCTTCGCTGAAAGCATCGAGGCCAATTCGGTGCATGGCTCGGATTCCGAAGAGAATGCCGCGACCGAGATCCGCTTCTTCTTCACCGAGGACGAGATCACCGGCTAA
- the pdxA gene encoding 4-hydroxythreonine-4-phosphate dehydrogenase PdxA, producing the protein MTRVLPPLAVSLGDPAGVGPELIAAAWARRRELALPPFAVVGGAEVLAAAAERRGIVLPVARIAGLAEADAAFDRSLPVLGRADAAYTPGLPHPEGARLALASLQQGAALALAGEAAGLVTMPVAKAGLAEIGFAHPGQTEFLAQACGVDDEDAVMMLAGPSLRAVPVTIHCPLAEVPGRLSSALIAAKGRIVIEALRRDFGIANPRVAVCGLNPHAGEHGRIGHEDAEIIAPAVAALIAEGVDATGPHPADALFSPRARAGYDAALAMYHDQALIPVKALDFDQGVNVTLGLPIVRTSPDHGTAFDIAGEGVADESATIAAIRMAAAIAALRAITSP; encoded by the coding sequence TTGACCCGGGTTCTCCCTCCCCTCGCCGTATCGCTGGGCGATCCGGCGGGGGTGGGGCCAGAGTTGATCGCCGCTGCCTGGGCACGGCGGCGCGAGCTTGCATTGCCGCCATTCGCGGTGGTTGGCGGGGCGGAGGTCCTTGCCGCCGCTGCCGAGCGGCGCGGCATCGTTCTGCCCGTGGCGCGCATCGCCGGCCTCGCCGAGGCGGACGCGGCTTTCGATCGTTCCCTGCCGGTGCTGGGTCGTGCGGACGCGGCCTACACACCCGGCCTTCCCCACCCGGAGGGCGCGCGCCTGGCGCTGGCGTCGCTTCAACAAGGTGCCGCCCTTGCGCTGGCCGGTGAGGCGGCGGGGCTGGTGACCATGCCGGTTGCAAAGGCCGGGCTGGCCGAAATCGGCTTCGCTCATCCCGGGCAGACCGAATTCCTCGCCCAAGCCTGCGGCGTGGACGATGAGGACGCGGTGATGATGCTTGCGGGGCCGAGCCTGCGCGCCGTGCCGGTCACCATCCATTGCCCGCTTGCCGAGGTGCCGGGCCGGCTTTCCAGCGCCCTGATCGCAGCGAAGGGCCGCATCGTTATCGAAGCACTGCGCCGCGACTTCGGCATTGCGAACCCGCGCGTGGCGGTCTGCGGCCTAAATCCCCATGCGGGCGAGCACGGCCGGATCGGGCATGAGGACGCAGAGATCATCGCACCTGCCGTCGCCGCACTGATCGCGGAGGGCGTGGACGCAACGGGCCCGCATCCCGCCGACGCGCTGTTTTCGCCGCGCGCCCGTGCTGGTTACGACGCCGCGCTCGCCATGTATCACGATCAGGCCCTGATCCCGGTGAAAGCGCTCGACTTCGACCAGGGTGTCAATGTCACGCTCGGCCTGCCGATCGTGCGGACGAGTCCTGATCACGGCACCGCCTTCGACATTGCCGGCGAGGGCGTGGCGGATGAAAGCGCCACCATCGCGGCGATCCGAATGGCGGCAGCGATTGCGGCGCTGCGCGCCATTACAAGCCCCTGA
- a CDS encoding leucyl aminopeptidase, whose protein sequence is MQIDFTRSRPEGSRLIAHVADKGKLPPGLERVLAEGAGAARFEGRAGQIFDGFVERAGTVTRIAIAGAGEPGSERRTANLERAGAALAARFQTGGETVLALDAGDLTAQELASVLLGLRLRNWRWDSHRTTMKDEHKVHLARATIYGAPDGAEAAWREVEALAEGIELTRELVSEPPNVLYPATFVARVRERFAGTGVEITVLGEAELEALGMGALLGVGQGSARDTYLLALVWNGGTPAEAPTAFVGKGVTFDTGGISIKPGPGMEDMKWDMGGAGAVAGGMLALAKRRARANVVGVMGLVENMPDGAAIRPGDILTSMSGQTIEVLNTDAEGRLVLADAITWVQREHKPARIVDFATLTGAMIVALGHEYGGLFANDDTLADQLLTASRDTGDALWRFPLSPAYDKLIDSPIADMKNIGSKGAGSITAAQFIQRFVESGTPWAHCDIAGMVWAEKPGRTWGKGATGYGVRLMDQLIRDTVEK, encoded by the coding sequence ATGCAGATCGATTTCACGCGCAGCCGTCCCGAAGGGTCGCGGCTCATTGCCCATGTCGCGGACAAGGGCAAGCTGCCGCCGGGGCTCGAGAGGGTGCTGGCCGAGGGCGCGGGTGCCGCGCGCTTCGAGGGCCGGGCTGGGCAAATTTTCGACGGCTTCGTCGAGCGTGCCGGCACAGTGACGCGGATCGCCATCGCCGGGGCGGGCGAGCCAGGATCGGAGCGGCGGACCGCGAATCTCGAGCGTGCGGGCGCCGCGCTGGCGGCGCGGTTCCAGACGGGCGGGGAGACCGTGCTGGCGCTGGATGCTGGCGACCTCACGGCGCAAGAGCTTGCGAGCGTGCTCTTGGGCCTGCGCCTTCGCAATTGGCGCTGGGACAGCCATCGCACGACGATGAAGGACGAGCATAAGGTGCATCTTGCCCGCGCGACGATTTACGGCGCGCCCGACGGGGCCGAGGCGGCGTGGCGTGAAGTGGAGGCACTGGCTGAAGGAATCGAGCTAACCCGCGAGCTGGTAAGCGAACCCCCCAATGTTCTCTACCCCGCAACCTTTGTCGCACGAGTGCGCGAACGCTTTGCGGGGACGGGTGTCGAAATAACTGTGCTTGGCGAGGCGGAGCTGGAAGCGCTCGGCATGGGCGCGCTGCTGGGCGTGGGGCAGGGCTCGGCGCGCGACACTTACCTTCTCGCGCTTGTCTGGAACGGCGGCACGCCGGCGGAAGCGCCGACGGCCTTCGTCGGCAAGGGCGTGACGTTCGACACCGGCGGCATCTCCATCAAGCCGGGTCCAGGCATGGAGGACATGAAGTGGGACATGGGCGGCGCGGGCGCGGTTGCCGGCGGGATGCTCGCGCTCGCGAAGCGCAGGGCGCGCGCCAATGTCGTGGGCGTGATGGGTCTGGTCGAAAACATGCCCGACGGCGCGGCGATCCGGCCGGGCGATATCCTCACCAGCATGTCGGGCCAGACCATCGAAGTGCTCAACACCGATGCGGAAGGGCGGCTGGTGCTGGCCGATGCGATCACCTGGGTTCAGCGCGAGCACAAGCCCGCGCGGATCGTCGACTTCGCGACGCTGACGGGGGCGATGATCGTCGCGCTCGGGCACGAGTACGGTGGCCTTTTCGCGAATGACGACACGCTCGCCGATCAGCTACTGACTGCGAGCCGGGACACGGGGGACGCGCTATGGCGCTTCCCGCTCTCGCCCGCCTACGACAAACTGATCGACAGCCCGATTGCCGATATGAAGAACATCGGTTCGAAGGGCGCGGGTTCGATCACTGCCGCACAGTTCATCCAGCGTTTCGTCGAGAGCGGGACGCCCTGGGCGCATTGCGACATCGCCGGCATGGTCTGGGCGGAGAAGCCGGGGCGGACCTGGGGCAAGGGCGCGACGGGCTATGGCGTGAGGCTCATGGACCAGCTTATCCGCGATACGGTCGAGAAATAG